A single window of Thiomicrorhabdus immobilis DNA harbors:
- a CDS encoding thioredoxin family protein: protein MQNIQTLEELDNLKHSEDGLLILFGGKACNVCHSIKPKLIELINENYPKIKMVYVDCHVVTDICSQNGVFTLPTLQVFFTGQRFIEEVRSFSLQKVMQDIARPYSMVFED, encoded by the coding sequence ATGCAAAACATTCAAACATTAGAAGAGTTGGATAACCTAAAGCATTCAGAAGATGGGTTATTGATTTTATTTGGTGGAAAGGCGTGCAACGTTTGCCACTCGATCAAACCGAAATTGATTGAGTTAATCAACGAAAACTACCCTAAAATCAAGATGGTTTACGTCGATTGCCATGTGGTCACGGATATTTGTTCGCAAAACGGGGTGTTTACCTTGCCGACATTACAAGTGTTTTTCACTGGCCAGCGTTTTATCGAAGAGGTTCGCAGTTTCAGTTTACAGAAAGTGATGCAAGATATAGCGCGTCCCTATTCAATGGTTTTTGAAGATTGA
- the lysS gene encoding lysine--tRNA ligase gives MSETQNNVPEVDENKIIAERRAKLTALREEGHSYPNTFRRENEASELQAKYGDMSKEELEAAEPVKVKVAGRMMLRRIMGKASFATLQDQTGRIQIYVTRDELPESFYNTQFKKWDLGDIVGAEGYLFKTNTGELSVHVEHIELITKSIRPLPDKFHGLQDQEMRYRQRYVDLIVNQESRDTFVLRSKIVQHVRNFLIRKEFMEVETPMMHVIPGGATAKPFNTHHNALDMPLYLRIAPELYLKRLVVGGFERVFEINRSFRNEGLSTRHNPEFTMVEFYAAYTDYHQLMDYTEELLKELAELAVGSTKVPYQGQEFDFGKPFARLSMKDAILQYNAGVTADQLETLEAATALAESLKIRVKEGYGLGKVITEIFEETVEEKLMDPTFITEYPAEVSPLARRNDENPFITDRFELFIGGRELANGFNELNDAEDQAERFKAQVEAKDAGDDEAMHYDEDYITALEHGMPPTAGEGIGIDRLVMLFTDSASIRDVLLFPHMRQL, from the coding sequence ATGTCGGAAACACAAAATAATGTGCCTGAAGTAGATGAGAATAAGATTATTGCAGAACGTCGTGCAAAACTGACTGCATTAAGAGAAGAAGGGCACTCATATCCAAATACATTCCGTCGTGAGAACGAAGCGTCTGAGTTGCAAGCCAAATATGGCGATATGAGCAAGGAAGAGTTAGAAGCGGCCGAACCTGTTAAGGTTAAGGTTGCGGGTCGTATGATGTTGCGTCGTATTATGGGTAAGGCCAGTTTTGCGACTTTACAAGATCAAACAGGGCGTATTCAGATTTACGTAACCCGTGATGAACTGCCTGAAAGTTTCTATAACACCCAGTTCAAAAAATGGGATTTGGGTGATATCGTCGGGGCGGAAGGTTACCTGTTCAAAACCAATACTGGTGAATTATCGGTGCATGTCGAACATATCGAACTGATCACCAAGTCGATTCGCCCATTGCCTGATAAATTCCATGGCCTGCAAGACCAAGAGATGCGCTACCGTCAACGTTATGTTGATTTGATTGTGAACCAAGAGAGTCGTGATACATTTGTATTACGTTCTAAAATCGTTCAGCATGTACGTAACTTCCTGATTCGTAAGGAGTTCATGGAAGTTGAAACACCGATGATGCATGTCATTCCTGGTGGTGCGACCGCTAAACCATTTAACACCCACCACAATGCCTTGGATATGCCGTTGTATCTGCGTATCGCGCCTGAGCTATACCTAAAGCGTTTGGTTGTGGGTGGCTTTGAGCGTGTATTCGAAATTAACCGTTCATTCCGTAATGAAGGTCTATCAACTCGCCATAACCCTGAATTCACCATGGTTGAGTTCTATGCGGCTTATACGGATTATCATCAGTTGATGGATTACACGGAAGAGCTTCTAAAAGAGTTGGCAGAGTTGGCCGTCGGTTCGACTAAAGTGCCATATCAAGGGCAGGAATTTGACTTTGGTAAGCCGTTTGCGCGTTTAAGCATGAAAGATGCGATTCTTCAGTACAATGCGGGTGTGACGGCGGATCAATTGGAAACCCTGGAAGCGGCAACGGCCTTAGCGGAATCGTTAAAGATTCGTGTAAAAGAAGGTTATGGCTTAGGTAAGGTCATTACTGAGATCTTTGAAGAAACGGTTGAAGAGAAACTGATGGATCCAACCTTCATTACCGAATATCCTGCTGAGGTTTCACCTTTGGCGCGTCGAAATGATGAGAATCCGTTTATTACCGATCGTTTTGAATTGTTCATTGGTGGCCGAGAATTGGCTAACGGCTTTAACGAGTTAAACGATGCCGAAGATCAGGCGGAGCGTTTTAAAGCACAGGTTGAAGCTAAAGATGCGGGTGATGATGAAGCGATGCACTACGATGAAGATTACATCACGGCATTAGAGCATGGTATGCCGCCAACAGCGGGTGAAGGGATTGGTATTGACCGTTTGGTCATGTTGTTCACCGATTCTGCTTCTATTCGTGATGTTCTACTTTTCCCGCACATGCGTCAGCTATAA
- a CDS encoding SDR family oxidoreductase codes for MTQAIQSLPITKILPPGNILMTGCSTGIGYHCAKQLHEMGYQVIATCRQQADVTRLNEEGITCFQLDLADSQSIQSALKKVLLATDGKIDALFNNGAFGLPGAVEDLSREAMEYQFQTNVFGTQELTNAVVKIMRQQGHGKIIYNSSILGFAAMQYRGAYNASKFAIEGFADTLRLEIKQDNIQVSLIEPGPILSEFRKNAYEQFKRWIKMDESAHQAKYQAMVKRLETVGPSVPFTLGPEAVSKCVVHALQNNKAKIRYRVTVPTIVFAYLKRILPNRWLDVLLVKAGGDGKR; via the coding sequence ATGACTCAAGCAATTCAATCGTTACCGATTACAAAAATTCTCCCTCCAGGCAATATTCTGATGACAGGCTGTTCAACTGGTATTGGTTATCACTGCGCAAAACAGTTGCATGAAATGGGCTATCAGGTTATCGCCACCTGCCGACAACAAGCCGATGTCACACGATTGAACGAAGAAGGCATCACCTGTTTTCAACTGGATCTAGCCGATAGCCAGTCGATTCAATCCGCCTTAAAAAAAGTTTTGCTAGCAACCGACGGCAAAATCGATGCCTTGTTTAACAACGGGGCTTTCGGTTTACCAGGTGCGGTTGAGGACTTAAGTCGAGAGGCGATGGAATATCAATTTCAAACCAATGTATTCGGCACCCAAGAATTAACCAATGCCGTGGTAAAAATCATGCGCCAACAAGGTCATGGCAAAATCATCTATAACAGTTCCATCCTTGGATTTGCCGCCATGCAATACCGCGGAGCCTACAATGCCAGTAAATTTGCCATAGAAGGATTTGCAGATACATTACGTCTGGAAATAAAACAGGATAATATCCAGGTAAGTTTGATTGAACCGGGGCCAATTTTGTCGGAGTTTAGAAAAAATGCCTACGAGCAATTTAAACGTTGGATAAAAATGGATGAAAGTGCTCATCAAGCTAAATATCAAGCGATGGTAAAACGCTTAGAAACCGTTGGACCCAGCGTCCCTTTCACTTTGGGGCCTGAAGCGGTAAGCAAATGTGTAGTGCACGCCTTACAGAATAACAAAGCCAAGATTCGTTATCGAGTCACCGTTCCGACCATCGTCTTTGCTTATTTGAAACGCATATTGCCAAATCGTTGGCTGGATGTTTTATTGGTTAAAGCGGGCGGAGACGGTAAACGATAG
- a CDS encoding DUF5610 domain-containing protein — protein sequence MAIDTKNLGSINAYHKLASLPTEQARMHNPNAVNTTADENSLTTEKPSKQVTQMTIRNERQASLVAHLFGNGQSAETQSLKLTYQAAIEKLNEVLMAEIPQAENGETAPAPISEEALKSQGGMEYWTPENTAKRIVDGATGFLAGFQNAHPELQGAALMDKFLEVVGGGLTQGFEEAKSLLGDLDVLKGDIADNIETTYQLVLDGMQNFKNQFLGISDSPEEPTETTSENPQTDKD from the coding sequence ATGGCTATTGATACCAAAAACTTAGGCTCGATTAACGCCTATCATAAACTCGCTTCACTACCGACAGAGCAAGCGAGAATGCACAACCCTAATGCAGTGAATACAACAGCGGACGAAAACAGTTTAACCACTGAAAAGCCCTCAAAACAAGTCACGCAAATGACCATTCGTAACGAACGTCAAGCGAGTTTGGTGGCACATCTATTTGGCAACGGTCAGTCGGCAGAAACCCAATCTCTTAAACTGACCTATCAAGCGGCAATCGAAAAACTCAATGAAGTTTTAATGGCAGAGATACCGCAAGCCGAAAATGGCGAAACAGCCCCTGCTCCTATTAGTGAGGAAGCCCTAAAATCACAAGGCGGCATGGAATACTGGACACCGGAAAACACCGCTAAACGTATTGTCGATGGCGCAACAGGTTTTCTGGCGGGGTTTCAAAATGCACACCCCGAACTACAAGGTGCCGCTTTAATGGATAAGTTCTTAGAAGTGGTTGGCGGCGGCCTGACCCAAGGTTTTGAGGAAGCCAAAAGCCTATTGGGTGATTTGGATGTATTAAAAGGTGACATTGCCGACAATATCGAAACCACTTACCAGTTGGTACTGGATGGCATGCAAAACTTCAAGAATCAGTTTTTAGGTATCTCAGATAGTCCTGAGGAACCGACTGAAACAACGTCTGAAAACCCACAAACGGACAAGGATTGA
- a CDS encoding response regulator, giving the protein MSEKISVLLAEDHALVRAGFKSIIDGEADFEVVAEAEDGLECLELIRAKTPDVVLLDLSMPKLSGVNAITHIQKRYSDTKIIVLTAAETINVWREVLDMGIDGIAMKSISPKELVAGIRQVMNGETFIHSEIQPILEADGGLTNKRLSVREKQVVKLVAEGFKTKDIAEKLEISDRTVSKHRENLMTKMGMTSTAELTNYANESGLTKVGLEEIE; this is encoded by the coding sequence ATGTCTGAAAAAATTAGTGTTTTATTAGCCGAAGATCACGCATTGGTAAGAGCCGGGTTCAAATCAATCATTGATGGTGAAGCTGACTTTGAAGTTGTGGCTGAAGCTGAAGATGGACTTGAGTGTTTAGAGTTGATTCGAGCTAAAACGCCTGATGTTGTTTTACTTGATTTGTCGATGCCTAAGTTGAGCGGTGTTAATGCGATTACTCATATCCAGAAACGTTATTCCGATACTAAAATCATTGTACTGACTGCTGCTGAAACGATTAACGTTTGGCGTGAAGTGTTAGATATGGGAATTGATGGTATCGCGATGAAATCAATTTCACCTAAAGAGTTGGTTGCCGGTATTCGCCAGGTGATGAACGGCGAAACGTTTATACACTCTGAAATCCAACCGATTTTAGAAGCTGATGGTGGTTTGACCAACAAACGTTTATCTGTTCGTGAAAAACAAGTTGTCAAGTTGGTTGCTGAAGGGTTTAAAACCAAAGACATCGCGGAAAAATTAGAAATCAGCGATCGTACCGTTTCTAAACACCGTGAAAACCTTATGACTAAAATGGGCATGACGTCAACTGCGGAATTAACCAATTACGCCAATGAGTCAGGTCTAACGAAAGTTGGTCTTGAAGAAATTGAATAA
- a CDS encoding class II fumarate hydratase, whose amino-acid sequence MSQPTSSTETRIEKDSMGSLEVPKNALYGAQTQRAINNFPISGIPMPKAFIDALCYVKFACSDSNRELGLLSEEKADAIQTAAKEVIHGDFAEHFPIDIFQTGSGTSTNMNANEVLASLTKQLTNIDVHPNDDINMSQSSNDVIPTAIHVAASIALEEKLLPALLHLVEVIEDRELELADVVKTGRTHLMDAMPVKLSQELGAWKAQIKDNIQRLRETQKRIQKLPQGGTAVGTGVNADPEFGRLVAANLATITAIHFEPMENLFIGLSSQDTALELSGQLNVLAASLMKIANDLRWMNSGPLAGLGEIQLPALQPGSSIMPGKVNPVIPEAVCMVAAQIMGNHTAITVGAQSGNFQLNVMLPMIAYNLLQSLEIAASSSVQLADLAIKGFTVNTANIQKALDVNPILVTALNTVVGYEKGAAIAKEAYRSGRPVLDVALEMTDLDEATLKQYLNPALLTEGGNPSI is encoded by the coding sequence ATGTCACAACCAACCTCATCGACTGAAACACGTATTGAAAAAGACAGTATGGGTAGTTTAGAAGTCCCAAAAAATGCGCTATATGGTGCGCAAACACAACGTGCAATCAACAATTTCCCGATTAGCGGAATCCCAATGCCAAAAGCCTTTATTGACGCTTTGTGTTATGTAAAGTTTGCCTGTTCAGACAGTAACCGAGAACTGGGCTTGTTGAGTGAAGAAAAAGCCGATGCAATCCAAACCGCTGCCAAAGAAGTGATTCATGGGGATTTTGCCGAACATTTTCCAATTGATATCTTTCAAACCGGTTCAGGTACCAGCACCAATATGAACGCCAATGAAGTGCTTGCTTCATTAACCAAACAATTAACCAATATTGATGTCCATCCAAACGATGACATCAATATGAGCCAAAGTTCCAACGATGTCATTCCAACCGCCATTCATGTTGCCGCATCGATTGCATTAGAGGAAAAGTTACTGCCTGCTTTACTGCACTTGGTCGAAGTCATTGAAGACCGTGAACTTGAGTTAGCCGATGTGGTTAAAACCGGACGTACTCACTTAATGGATGCGATGCCGGTTAAATTAAGTCAAGAATTAGGTGCTTGGAAAGCGCAAATCAAAGACAACATTCAACGCTTACGTGAAACCCAAAAACGTATCCAAAAACTACCTCAAGGTGGTACTGCAGTTGGTACAGGCGTGAATGCCGACCCTGAATTCGGGCGTTTGGTTGCCGCTAACTTGGCGACCATTACCGCGATTCATTTTGAGCCGATGGAAAACCTATTCATAGGGTTAAGCTCACAAGACACGGCTTTAGAATTGAGTGGCCAACTCAATGTATTAGCCGCTAGCTTAATGAAAATCGCCAATGATTTACGCTGGATGAATTCGGGTCCATTAGCTGGCCTGGGAGAAATTCAACTACCCGCGTTACAACCGGGTAGTTCAATCATGCCGGGTAAAGTGAATCCGGTCATTCCAGAAGCGGTATGCATGGTAGCCGCCCAAATCATGGGGAATCACACAGCAATCACCGTCGGCGCACAATCGGGTAACTTCCAGTTGAATGTAATGCTGCCAATGATTGCTTATAACCTGCTACAAAGTTTGGAAATCGCTGCATCAAGCTCGGTTCAATTAGCGGATTTAGCCATTAAAGGCTTTACCGTCAATACCGCAAACATTCAAAAAGCACTGGATGTAAACCCAATCCTGGTCACAGCTTTAAATACCGTAGTCGGCTATGAAAAAGGCGCGGCGATTGCTAAAGAAGCCTATCGTTCTGGCCGTCCTGTTTTGGATGTCGCCTTAGAGATGACGGACTTAGATGAAGCCACTTTAAAACAGTATTTAAATCCCGCTTTATTAACCGAGGGTGGAAACCCATCCATTTAA
- a CDS encoding ATP-binding protein: MSHSQSIPSNKLAQKMFEQNLWWTYAIREGKEFLELSKGLLNILGRHVSLLEDIMGEYETELLRLKIAEAYKAENATSADFDMRFIASYETLKGKRSFQHQLRVLTVDNEKIIWVTCVDVSEMVALEREMVDAQGRLSLNHLYDRQKALQERNAFITSSYNKQSRFLALLSHELRSPLLGISSLVKRIRSEMEITSEVNSMLKTIAMTAEQSTYLVNDILTYSQTEYDGITLHPTEVSLPELLENVKQLTKSIASDKDLILSLVYLGEHEKVVADGVRLTQILINLIVNAIKFTQYGGVNIEISEALKERFVFKITDSGEGITPERQAKIFEPFAQLEADSGKYTANDRYLGAGLGLFVVKQLVELMGGKITVTSDVGVGTTFEFELKLKCVKNGKKHPPANNVTRLVRVNKESVDSIDSQRDILPNSQSKNKSVVNNVVDAVKVAETAVGCHRVLIADDSKINCMVLAGYLADLNCEVVEAKDGRQAWELFQQQPFDYVLLDIQMPFMDGVEVSKRIQERYEKGHAEELKGVFAITAGGDLSGFIEEDEKPESVGFDAWLVKPVNKQQIIRLLEKDYRHKVEQKVEVDSQKTDFERDQQVKRESLAVLEDVPKQFHHLVEPFLVEMNDGINELQQCNQLNDKESIKKMAHYLKGNCMLFQLSGLVSLFRNLETIQEVTLQNHASTELDEVQKEAIRFAETEKTLQNVVLNVKSLENSISISHNNDK, from the coding sequence ATGAGTCATTCACAATCCATTCCTAGCAATAAACTAGCCCAAAAAATGTTCGAACAAAACCTATGGTGGACTTACGCCATTAGGGAAGGTAAGGAGTTTTTGGAGTTATCCAAAGGATTGTTAAATATTTTGGGACGGCATGTTTCCCTGCTGGAAGATATTATGGGGGAATATGAAACCGAACTACTTAGGTTGAAAATTGCGGAGGCATATAAAGCCGAAAATGCGACCAGTGCCGACTTCGACATGCGTTTTATCGCCAGTTATGAAACCCTAAAAGGTAAACGCTCCTTTCAGCATCAATTAAGAGTATTAACGGTAGATAACGAAAAAATCATTTGGGTGACTTGTGTCGATGTCTCTGAAATGGTGGCTTTAGAACGTGAGATGGTCGATGCCCAAGGTCGTCTTAGCCTTAATCATCTGTATGATCGCCAAAAGGCATTACAAGAGCGTAACGCTTTCATCACTAGTTCATATAACAAACAGTCACGCTTTTTGGCTTTGCTTAGCCATGAGTTGCGTTCACCTCTGCTTGGAATCAGTAGTTTAGTTAAGCGTATCCGTTCTGAAATGGAGATTACTTCCGAAGTGAACAGTATGCTAAAAACCATTGCGATGACGGCCGAGCAGTCTACTTACTTGGTCAACGATATTCTGACGTATTCGCAAACAGAGTATGATGGAATCACACTTCATCCAACCGAAGTTTCCTTGCCTGAACTCCTGGAAAATGTCAAACAACTGACCAAATCGATTGCATCGGATAAGGATTTGATACTTTCGCTGGTTTATTTAGGTGAGCATGAGAAGGTTGTCGCAGATGGCGTTCGTTTGACCCAGATTTTGATTAACCTGATTGTGAACGCGATTAAATTTACCCAGTATGGTGGTGTGAATATCGAAATCAGTGAAGCACTTAAGGAGCGGTTTGTCTTTAAAATCACCGATTCCGGTGAGGGTATAACCCCAGAAAGACAAGCTAAGATTTTTGAACCTTTTGCTCAGTTGGAAGCGGATAGCGGTAAATATACCGCTAATGACCGTTATTTAGGCGCCGGTTTAGGTCTGTTTGTGGTCAAACAGCTGGTTGAGTTAATGGGCGGAAAAATTACGGTCACGTCTGATGTTGGGGTTGGCACTACCTTTGAATTTGAGTTGAAACTCAAGTGTGTGAAAAATGGCAAAAAACATCCTCCTGCAAACAATGTCACTCGTTTGGTGAGGGTGAATAAGGAGAGTGTTGATTCAATCGATTCCCAAAGGGATATTCTCCCTAACTCCCAATCCAAAAATAAATCGGTAGTTAATAATGTCGTTGACGCCGTTAAAGTCGCCGAAACGGCTGTCGGCTGCCATCGGGTTCTGATTGCCGATGACTCGAAAATCAACTGCATGGTTTTAGCCGGCTATTTGGCGGACTTAAACTGTGAAGTCGTGGAAGCGAAAGATGGTCGACAGGCTTGGGAGTTATTTCAACAGCAGCCGTTTGATTATGTCCTACTAGATATACAAATGCCTTTTATGGATGGTGTTGAAGTCAGTAAAAGAATTCAAGAGCGCTATGAAAAGGGTCATGCTGAAGAGTTAAAAGGGGTTTTTGCGATTACGGCGGGTGGTGATTTATCTGGCTTTATTGAGGAAGATGAAAAGCCTGAAAGTGTCGGTTTTGATGCTTGGTTGGTCAAACCGGTTAATAAACAACAGATCATTCGTTTGTTGGAAAAGGATTATCGGCATAAAGTAGAGCAAAAAGTTGAGGTTGATTCACAAAAAACGGATTTTGAAAGAGACCAACAAGTAAAACGGGAAAGCCTGGCGGTGCTGGAGGACGTTCCTAAACAGTTTCATCATCTTGTCGAACCTTTTTTGGTTGAAATGAATGACGGCATTAACGAATTACAACAGTGCAATCAATTGAATGATAAAGAGTCGATTAAAAAGATGGCGCATTATTTAAAAGGTAACTGCATGTTGTTCCAGTTGTCTGGTCTGGTGAGTTTATTCAGGAATTTAGAAACCATTCAAGAGGTTACGCTGCAAAATCATGCGTCGACAGAGCTGGATGAGGTTCAAAAAGAGGCGATCAGATTTGCAGAAACGGAAAAAACCTTACAAAATGTTGTTTTAAATGTGAAAAGTCTTGAGAACTCAATCTCAATTAGTCATAATAACGATAAGTAA
- a CDS encoding DEAD/DEAH box helicase, which translates to MDFSSLGLSEPILQAVTELGYSKASPIQEKAIPAVIDGRDVMAAAQTGTGKTAAFTLPMLERLLKGERPQSNQARALVLTPTRELAAQVQESVYQYSKHTALRSDVVFGGVKINPQMQRLRRGVDVLVATPGRLLDLHSQNAIKFNQLEVLVLDEADRMLDMGFIHDLKRIMKLLPKNRQTLLFSATFSPEIRELAKGFVRNPVEVSVTPPNSTVKKIEQWIYAVDKGHKSKLLIDLIVDNNWEQVLVFSKTKHGANRITKQLNAIGITASPIHGNKSQGARTKALADFKSGAIRVLVATDIAARGLDIDQLPHVVNYDLPNVPEDYVHRIGRTGRAGATGEAISLVCSEEDKLLFDIERLIGEVLERRTIEGYVPTHPLKQSRLDPRPKKPKKPKKPKVNHQDGQRSGENRRGHQAPSGNKPGSRNAPKNRNNG; encoded by the coding sequence ATGGATTTTTCCTCTCTAGGTTTGTCTGAACCTATTTTACAGGCTGTAACTGAACTTGGTTATAGCAAAGCATCACCCATTCAAGAAAAGGCGATACCAGCTGTCATAGATGGCCGAGATGTGATGGCCGCGGCACAAACCGGTACCGGTAAAACCGCCGCTTTTACTTTGCCCATGTTAGAGCGTTTATTAAAAGGTGAGCGCCCGCAGAGTAATCAAGCAAGAGCTTTGGTCTTGACTCCAACTCGTGAGTTGGCGGCACAGGTTCAAGAGAGTGTTTATCAATATAGTAAACATACCGCTTTGCGTTCAGATGTGGTGTTTGGCGGGGTGAAAATCAACCCGCAAATGCAGCGTTTAAGACGAGGTGTCGATGTATTGGTCGCCACTCCTGGACGTCTATTGGATTTGCATAGCCAAAATGCCATCAAGTTCAATCAGCTTGAGGTGTTGGTTTTGGATGAAGCCGATAGAATGTTGGACATGGGCTTTATCCATGACTTGAAACGTATCATGAAACTTCTGCCAAAGAACCGTCAGACTTTATTGTTTTCAGCAACCTTTTCACCTGAGATTCGTGAGTTGGCTAAAGGCTTTGTGCGCAATCCGGTTGAAGTCTCGGTTACCCCGCCAAATAGCACGGTCAAGAAAATCGAGCAATGGATTTATGCGGTAGATAAAGGGCATAAATCCAAGCTATTGATTGATTTGATTGTGGATAACAACTGGGAACAGGTTTTGGTGTTCAGTAAAACCAAACATGGTGCTAATCGAATTACCAAACAACTTAATGCTATCGGTATCACCGCCTCTCCGATTCACGGTAATAAAAGCCAGGGTGCTAGAACAAAAGCCTTAGCCGATTTTAAATCCGGTGCGATTCGAGTGTTGGTCGCAACCGATATCGCGGCTCGTGGTTTGGATATTGACCAGCTTCCTCATGTGGTGAACTATGATTTACCGAATGTGCCAGAAGATTATGTGCATCGTATCGGGCGAACCGGTCGAGCAGGTGCAACGGGGGAAGCCATCTCTTTAGTGTGTTCTGAAGAAGACAAGCTGTTGTTTGATATCGAGCGTTTAATTGGCGAGGTTCTAGAGCGTAGAACCATTGAAGGCTATGTGCCAACACACCCTCTTAAACAGTCACGCTTGGATCCTCGCCCTAAAAAGCCTAAGAAACCTAAAAAACCAAAGGTGAACCACCAAGACGGTCAACGTTCAGGTGAAAACCGCAGAGGTCATCAAGCCCCCAGCGGCAATAAACCAGGCAGTCGTAATGCGCCTAAAAACCGTAACAACGGCTAA
- the trxA gene encoding thioredoxin: MAVINLKTEQFEETIANNDIVIFDFWAEWCGPCKQFGPVFEEISEKFPDIAFCKVNVEEEQELAGMFQVRSIPTLVFMREKIVVFSNPGAIPGSALEEGIGQLLELDMDKVHADLAEAQAKQEG, encoded by the coding sequence ATGGCCGTCATTAATTTAAAAACTGAACAATTCGAAGAAACTATTGCAAACAACGATATCGTTATTTTCGATTTCTGGGCTGAGTGGTGTGGTCCTTGTAAACAATTCGGTCCGGTATTTGAAGAGATTTCAGAAAAATTTCCAGATATCGCTTTTTGTAAAGTAAACGTGGAAGAGGAGCAAGAGCTTGCCGGTATGTTCCAAGTCCGTTCTATCCCTACTCTAGTGTTTATGCGTGAAAAGATTGTGGTTTTCTCAAACCCTGGTGCAATCCCAGGAAGTGCGCTTGAAGAAGGTATTGGCCAACTGCTAGAACTAGACATGGACAAGGTTCATGCTGACTTAGCCGAAGCACAGGCTAAACAAGAAGGTTAA
- the prfB gene encoding peptide chain release factor 2 (programmed frameshift), whose translation MELNPIYNRIEDYQARSEVLRGYLDYDVKSERLEEVSKELEDPNVWNNPERAQALGKEKSQLENIVSTIDDLSSGTEAAKELLEMAEMDSDQEMVDEVVSELDRLGERLDKLEFQRMFSGEMDPNNAYLEIQSGSGGTEAQDWANMILRMYLRWCDSHGFKAEITEISAGDVAGIKGATLHIQGDYAYGWLRTELGVHRLVRKSPFDSNSKRHTSFASVFVSPEIDDSFEIDINPADLRIDVYRASGAGGQHVNRTESAVRITHLPTNTVTQCQNGRSQHQNKAEAMKQLRAKLYELEMLSRSAEKQELEDSKSDIGWGSQIRSYVLDSGRIKDLRTGVETGNTQAVLDGALDQFIVASLKAGV comes from the exons ATGGAATTAAACCCTATTTATAACCGAATTGAAGATTACCAGGCTCGTAGTGAAGTGCTTAGGGGGTATCTT GACTACGATGTGAAATCTGAACGTTTAGAAGAGGTTTCTAAAGAGCTTGAGGACCCAAATGTTTGGAATAATCCGGAGCGAGCTCAGGCTTTAGGTAAAGAAAAGTCCCAACTGGAAAACATCGTTTCTACCATCGATGATTTGAGTTCGGGTACTGAAGCCGCTAAAGAGTTGCTCGAGATGGCCGAGATGGATTCTGATCAAGAGATGGTTGATGAAGTGGTTTCCGAATTGGACCGTTTGGGTGAACGTTTGGATAAACTTGAGTTCCAACGTATGTTCTCAGGTGAGATGGACCCGAATAACGCCTATTTAGAAATCCAGTCCGGTTCTGGTGGTACTGAAGCGCAAGATTGGGCAAATATGATTCTGCGTATGTATTTACGTTGGTGTGATAGCCATGGTTTCAAAGCGGAAATCACTGAAATTTCTGCCGGTGATGTTGCTGGAATTAAAGGTGCCACTTTGCATATTCAAGGTGACTATGCTTATGGCTGGTTAAGAACCGAATTGGGGGTCCACCGTTTAGTACGTAAATCACCATTCGATTCCAATTCAAAACGCCATACTTCATTTGCTTCGGTCTTTGTGTCACCTGAAATCGATGATAGTTTTGAAATCGATATTAATCCTGCGGATTTGCGTATTGATGTTTACCGTGCCAGTGGTGCGGGTGGTCAGCACGTAAACAGAACGGAGTCAGCGGTGCGTATTACCCATTTGCCGACCAATACCGTTACCCAATGTCAGAACGGGCGTTCACAGCATCAGAACAAGGCGGAAGCGATGAAGCAGTTGCGTGCCAAATTGTATGAGTTAGAGATGCTGAGTCGAAGTGCCGAAAAACAGGAGTTGGAAGACTCTAAGTCGGATATCGGTTGGGGAAGTCAAATTCGCTCTTATGTTTTAGATTCGGGGCGAATTAAAGATTTAAGAACCGGGGTTGAGACGGGTAATACCCAGGCAGTTTTAGATGGCGCCTTGGATCAGTTCATTGTAGCGAGTTTGAAAGCGGGCGTTTAA